From the Blastocatellia bacterium genome, one window contains:
- a CDS encoding FHA domain-containing protein has translation MGEPLGSCHLFLEPARQALFRVVRSDIEDSRGSSTMYLEDLRVNSNAGEICLEEPIYREIGRDSSYFVTVGLETYRLKYGKNRIGRFSDNDIVVEHIMVSRRHCCIVVHSDEQMEIFDTASKNGTKVNGQKIEKWWLNLVMKQLWLDIMF, from the coding sequence ATGGGAGAACCATTAGGAAGTTGTCACTTGTTTTTAGAACCAGCTAGACAAGCTTTGTTTAGAGTAGTTCGCTCAGACATAGAAGATTCCAGAGGCTCAAGCACTATGTATTTGGAAGATTTAAGAGTTAATAGTAATGCTGGAGAAATTTGCTTAGAAGAGCCTATTTATAGAGAAATAGGCAGAGATTCTAGTTATTTTGTGACTGTAGGGCTTGAAACTTATCGTTTAAAGTATGGCAAAAATCGAATTGGGCGTTTTAGCGATAATGATATTGTAGTAGAACACATAATGGTTTCTCGTAGGCATTGTTGCATAGTTGTTCATTCAGATGAACAGATGGAAATCTTTGACACCGCTTCTAAAAATGGCACAAAGGTTAATGGGCAAAAAATAGAAAAATGGTGGTTAAACCTGGTGATGAAACAACTTTGGCTAGACATTATGTTTTAA